The genomic stretch TTGGCATTCGATAAAGTGAAAGGCTCAAATACTAAAACTATTTCTTTAGTTGCATTGCCTTTGATTATTTCAGCCTGTTTTGTATAAACAGGCTGCAACAAAATTTCCTGCCTTGCCGTCCGCTTGGCTTGTCCCTTATCTATGATTGAGAATGAAAGATTGTTGATGTCAAAATCTACTTGTGAGCGATTACTTATTTGAAGTTTAAACCACATCAAATTATCTTTCAGATAAATGCCCGAAAGCCGCAGTTTCATTTGTTCATCAACAATATGCTTGTGTAAAAAAGGCTTGGCTTGTAATATCTCTGCGGCATCATTGCCCAACACTTTTGCATTGTAATCATCAGGCAGTGCCATATTCTTGACGCTGTCTGTAAAAGAGAGATTTAATAATTTCGGGTCGCTGTTATAATCAGAGAGAAAAGAATAAAATTTTCCATCCGAAGTAATAACCGTTACATTGGTTTGTTTGAAGTCCGCAACATTTGCTTTTAACTGCAACACATTCCCGAAACCTTGCGCCACTTGCGCAATCACATCCGCACTACCTCTGTCCACACTTTTGACGGCATAAGGGAAAATGACATTGGTTGTTTTGTTATCGCTTAGTTCGAGATGATACAACCCGATAGTTGTAACTGTTTTGTTTTCCTGTAAACCCTGCGCATATACTGTTGTTTCATAAATCATCATAAATGAAATCATCATCACAAAAACCTTCACTACACTTTTCATTTCTATCAATTTTATATTTGAAAAAATATTTACTGTTTAATATTTACTATTTATCCTTATCGTTCATGTCTTTCAGCATCACTCTGTAACCCGCTCTGACCGTAACTTTCACGAGTTTTATTTTTTTGCCGATGAGTGTTTTCGCAGCCTGTATCCCCGCGCTTGCCGCCTGCGCACCAAGCGAGGCGTCATACGTTCCGAGGTTCATAGTTTCAATCCCCTGGTCTGCGGACTGCTTCGCAACATCACGAGTGATAGCACCGGGTATGTATAAACCTTGCTGCCCGTCCATATCGTAAACACTCAATGCAACAGGTAATATT from Arachidicoccus sp. BS20 encodes the following:
- the traN gene encoding conjugative transposon protein TraN, which codes for MKSVVKVFVMMISFMMIYETTVYAQGLQENKTVTTIGLYHLELSDNKTTNVIFPYAVKSVDRGSADVIAQVAQGFGNVLQLKANVADFKQTNVTVITSDGKFYSFLSDYNSDPKLLNLSFTDSVKNMALPDDYNAKVLGNDAAEILQAKPFLHKHIVDEQMKLRLSGIYLKDNLMWFKLQISNRSQVDFDINNLSFSIIDKGQAKRTARQEILLQPVYTKQAEIIKGNATKEIVLVFEPFTLSNAKRLKIQISEKAGGRNLILLIKARKLLRARLLKI